A part of Corynebacterium afermentans subsp. lipophilum genomic DNA contains:
- a CDS encoding TM0106 family RecB-like putative nuclease, translated as MSNEPVRASDLVGCRFRQRQRRAHPDVPELPEALLRQPQIDAARAAVFDLLPVKRAVGDGAGKTFVRVDIDPGSDRVAATQDAFRRRAHLITNATLVGAVEGIDAEADVDILVRTDAGYLPVVSSNHRVARAHPSAELEMIPTGRLGLGQPLTVHAKARHHTVDGYRVTLAHLLLGERADGRGAVIGQDRTRAYLCEPERYIESLVGALLAPLPDEPKRLKQCATCRFWPLCEPRLVELDDISLLLPGGRGDYWRERGIHTVQQLIDEAPPEPAALASAWRAGIPVLRRTGFAPAPRADVEVDVDMEAYLDQGAYLWGTFDGTDYRAFATWDEVGGDAEEENFTAFWSWLMARRAEAHAEGKTFRAYCYAAGGENHWLRSSAKRFASVDAGDVAAFIASDEWVDVFAHVRRSLVGTDGLGLKVLGPVVGFEWEDDDVDGERSLALRRAARFGDQAARDMLLRYNEDDCRATRAVRDFLDAGAPGIPEFGSV; from the coding sequence GTGAGTAACGAACCTGTGCGCGCCTCAGACCTCGTGGGCTGCCGCTTCCGCCAGCGGCAGCGCCGCGCGCACCCGGACGTACCCGAATTGCCGGAGGCGCTGTTGCGCCAGCCGCAGATCGACGCCGCCCGCGCCGCGGTGTTCGACCTGCTGCCCGTCAAACGCGCCGTGGGCGACGGCGCCGGCAAGACGTTTGTGCGCGTGGACATCGACCCCGGTTCGGATCGTGTCGCAGCAACACAGGATGCTTTTCGACGCCGCGCGCACCTGATCACCAACGCCACCCTGGTTGGCGCGGTGGAGGGCATAGACGCGGAGGCCGACGTGGACATCCTCGTGCGCACCGATGCCGGGTACCTGCCCGTGGTGAGTTCCAACCACCGAGTGGCGCGGGCTCATCCGAGTGCGGAGCTGGAGATGATCCCCACCGGGCGCCTGGGTCTGGGCCAGCCGTTGACGGTGCACGCGAAGGCGCGCCACCACACCGTGGACGGCTACCGCGTCACGCTTGCGCACCTGCTGCTCGGCGAGCGCGCGGACGGCCGCGGGGCTGTGATCGGCCAAGACCGCACGCGCGCATACCTGTGCGAGCCGGAGCGCTACATCGAGTCGCTTGTGGGCGCGCTGCTGGCGCCGCTGCCAGACGAGCCTAAGCGGTTGAAACAGTGCGCCACCTGCAGGTTCTGGCCGCTGTGCGAGCCGCGCCTGGTTGAGCTCGACGACATCTCGCTGCTGCTTCCGGGCGGCCGCGGCGACTACTGGCGCGAGCGCGGCATCCATACGGTGCAGCAGCTTATCGACGAAGCTCCGCCCGAACCCGCCGCCCTCGCCAGTGCCTGGCGCGCAGGCATCCCCGTGCTGCGGCGCACAGGATTCGCCCCCGCACCCCGCGCCGACGTGGAGGTGGACGTGGACATGGAGGCCTACCTGGACCAAGGGGCCTACCTGTGGGGCACCTTCGACGGCACCGACTACCGCGCCTTTGCCACCTGGGACGAGGTCGGCGGCGACGCCGAGGAGGAAAACTTCACGGCGTTCTGGTCCTGGCTGATGGCGCGCCGGGCCGAAGCGCATGCGGAGGGAAAGACGTTCCGCGCCTACTGCTACGCCGCGGGCGGGGAGAACCACTGGCTGCGCTCGTCGGCCAAGCGCTTCGCCTCCGTAGACGCCGGGGACGTCGCCGCGTTCATCGCCTCCGACGAGTGGGTGGACGTGTTCGCCCATGTGCGCCGCTCGCTCGTGGGTACCGACGGGCTGGGCCTGAAGGTGCTTGGTCCGGTCGTGGGCTTCGAGTGGGAGGACGACGACGTCGACGGCGAGCGCTCCCTCGCCCTGCGCCGCGCCGCCCGGTTCGGCGACCAGGCCGCCCGCGACATGCTGCTGCGCTACAACGAGGACGACTGCCGCGCCACCCGCGCCGTGCGCGACTTCCTGGACGCGGGCGCGCCGGGCATACCCGAGTTCGGGTCGGTGTAG
- a CDS encoding DUF6474 family protein, with amino-acid sequence MGVFEAIRKSRAKTKAEVKAAQSHARQLAKQEAKADERVAKLLDKAEKRLLKEEKKGLKRKQKHEKELAKAHLKRIQESGITQKKAKQWVSAARILVPVLLPLAYKALTSIQQGQVNNRAAGLGLTSQDLARHSGRGAELKARIDAVRQNVEHTDNLGEGFKGDARVRLDELEQAVRNAEHANPEQRRLAHNSIDEDLNKLAAEVHAKLSK; translated from the coding sequence ATGGGTGTTTTCGAGGCCATCCGCAAGTCCCGCGCGAAGACGAAGGCCGAGGTCAAGGCCGCGCAGTCGCACGCGCGCCAGCTGGCGAAGCAGGAGGCGAAGGCCGACGAGCGCGTGGCCAAGCTCCTGGACAAGGCGGAAAAGCGCCTGCTCAAGGAAGAGAAGAAGGGCCTGAAGCGCAAGCAGAAGCACGAGAAGGAACTGGCCAAAGCGCACCTGAAGCGCATCCAGGAGTCCGGCATCACCCAGAAGAAGGCGAAGCAGTGGGTCTCCGCCGCGCGCATCCTGGTGCCGGTGCTGCTGCCGCTGGCGTACAAGGCGCTGACCTCCATCCAGCAGGGCCAGGTGAACAACCGCGCCGCCGGTCTGGGGCTGACGTCGCAGGATCTCGCGCGCCACTCCGGCCGCGGCGCCGAGCTCAAGGCGCGTATCGACGCCGTCCGGCAGAACGTCGAGCACACCGACAACCTCGGCGAGGGCTTCAAGGGCGACGCGCGCGTGCGCCTGGACGAGCTGGAGCAGGCCGTGCGCAACGCCGAGCACGCGAACCCGGAGCAGCGCCGCCTGGCGCACAACTCCATCGACGAGGACCTGAACAAGCTGGCGGCAGAGGTGCACGCCAAGCTGTCCAAATAA
- a CDS encoding LuxR C-terminal-related transcriptional regulator, producing the protein MIRVLLADDHEIVRLGLRSVLEAAEDIKVVAEVATADGAIATAQAGGIDVILMDLRFGAGAEGQRVTTGAQATAAIRANMPHPPKVLVVTNYDTDADILGAIEAGAVGYLLKDAPPEELVAAVRSTARGDATMSPVVRDRLESRERTPRSSLTPRELEVLQLVAAGSSNREIGRQLMLSEATVKSHLVHIYDKLGVRSRTSAVASAREQGVL; encoded by the coding sequence TTGATCCGGGTACTGCTGGCTGACGACCACGAGATTGTCCGCCTGGGCCTGCGCTCCGTACTGGAGGCCGCCGAGGACATCAAAGTGGTGGCCGAGGTAGCCACCGCCGATGGCGCCATCGCCACCGCGCAGGCCGGCGGCATCGACGTCATCCTCATGGACCTGCGCTTCGGCGCCGGCGCGGAAGGCCAGCGCGTGACCACCGGCGCCCAAGCCACCGCCGCGATTCGGGCCAACATGCCCCACCCACCGAAGGTGCTGGTGGTGACCAACTACGACACCGACGCCGACATCCTCGGCGCCATCGAAGCCGGCGCCGTGGGGTACCTGCTCAAAGACGCCCCGCCGGAAGAACTCGTCGCCGCGGTGCGCTCCACCGCACGCGGCGACGCCACCATGTCCCCCGTGGTGCGCGACCGGCTCGAATCCAGGGAGCGCACCCCGCGCTCCTCGCTCACCCCGCGCGAGCTGGAGGTGCTGCAGCTGGTTGCTGCCGGCTCCTCCAACCGCGAAATCGGCCGCCAGCTCATGCTCTCCGAGGCGACCGTGAAATCCCACCTTGTCCACATTTACGACAAGCTGGGCGTACGCTCGCGCACCTCCGCCGTGGCGTCAGCGCGCGAGCAGGGCGTGCTGTAG
- a CDS encoding sensor histidine kinase has product MSSRLVLLEQHPGKTADYRALDSGITVLAVCLMLVSFGALARMPLNSALLHIVMTAAFAFLLFYGMVEMYRWGMWGRVAWMLGATAVWVADMTVSPVAVYWVFVLFFVALRAFDNWIGYAWVVACLGISIGMQIPTGLTLGGIMGPALSAVVVVAIAYAFDTITRVSRERQQLIDELLATRDRLADTERAAGVAQERERLAHELHDTVAQNLSSIQMLLHSAEQDVRASGLPEDKAQAPLRKMETARRAASNNLAETRAMIAALAPAPLTESSLRDALARVAGDFGEAGGLDIEVEVDGEAVPLPMRVEAGLLRIAQGAVSNVVNHAEASIARITLTYAPDEVRLDVVDNGRGFDVNAQGLKPSGLGHLGLDAMRSRAAELGGKLEIESAPGGPTALTVAVPVRINQKTDLDSCEETDVDPGTAG; this is encoded by the coding sequence ATGAGCTCCAGATTAGTGCTGTTGGAGCAGCATCCCGGAAAGACCGCGGACTACCGGGCGCTCGACTCGGGCATCACGGTGCTGGCGGTGTGCCTCATGCTCGTCTCCTTCGGTGCGCTCGCGCGCATGCCGCTCAATAGCGCGCTGCTGCACATTGTGATGACCGCGGCGTTCGCGTTTTTGCTGTTCTACGGCATGGTGGAGATGTACCGCTGGGGCATGTGGGGGCGTGTGGCGTGGATGCTGGGGGCGACGGCGGTGTGGGTGGCGGACATGACTGTCTCACCGGTGGCCGTGTACTGGGTGTTCGTGCTGTTTTTCGTGGCGCTGCGCGCCTTTGACAACTGGATCGGCTACGCGTGGGTGGTGGCGTGCCTGGGCATCTCGATTGGCATGCAGATCCCGACCGGTCTCACCCTCGGCGGGATCATGGGCCCGGCGCTGTCCGCGGTGGTTGTGGTGGCGATCGCGTACGCCTTCGACACCATCACCCGCGTCAGCCGCGAGAGGCAGCAGCTTATCGACGAACTGCTGGCCACACGCGACCGCCTCGCCGACACGGAACGCGCCGCCGGCGTGGCCCAGGAGCGTGAACGCCTCGCGCACGAGCTGCACGACACGGTGGCGCAGAACCTGTCGTCGATCCAGATGCTGCTGCACTCGGCGGAGCAGGACGTGCGGGCAAGCGGGCTGCCGGAGGATAAGGCGCAGGCGCCGCTGCGGAAGATGGAGACGGCGCGCCGGGCGGCGTCGAATAACCTGGCGGAGACCCGCGCGATGATCGCCGCGCTTGCGCCGGCGCCGCTGACCGAGTCCTCGTTGCGCGACGCGCTGGCGCGGGTGGCCGGCGACTTCGGCGAGGCAGGCGGGCTGGACATCGAGGTAGAAGTTGACGGCGAGGCCGTGCCACTGCCGATGCGGGTGGAGGCCGGGCTGCTGCGCATCGCCCAAGGGGCGGTGTCGAATGTGGTCAACCACGCTGAGGCGAGTATTGCCCGCATCACCCTGACCTACGCGCCGGACGAGGTGCGCCTGGACGTGGTGGACAACGGCCGCGGTTTCGACGTTAACGCGCAGGGGCTCAAACCCAGCGGGCTGGGCCACCTGGGGCTGGACGCGATGCGCTCACGCGCCGCGGAGCTGGGCGGAAAGCTGGAGATCGAGTCCGCTCCCGGCGGGCCGACGGCGCTGACCGTGGCCGTGCCGGTTAGGATCAACCAAAAGACTGACCTTGACTCTTGCGAGGAGACCGACGTTGATCCGGGTACTGCTGGCTGA
- a CDS encoding DUF2020 domain-containing protein → MRLRVPTALFVLALAGCSQEPSPIDDPSAAPAPEPTLPIEALPDTPRDSWTECPYLDTEWVAQTNGQRVTGVGTDTRFDPPACQFWSYPEEPQLTVMVRHMDSVEDARAVVDFVAPVDLTQPATLPGGWDGGRHGGGDVPGRIGAAYAVAKGLTAVAVFTNQHESVKAETVAKEVIANLAL, encoded by the coding sequence ATGCGTCTGAGAGTACCCACCGCCCTGTTCGTGCTCGCCCTCGCCGGGTGTTCGCAGGAGCCTTCGCCTATCGACGACCCTTCGGCCGCCCCCGCACCCGAACCCACCCTGCCAATAGAAGCCCTGCCCGACACCCCGCGCGACTCCTGGACCGAATGCCCCTACCTGGACACTGAGTGGGTCGCGCAGACCAACGGCCAGCGCGTCACCGGCGTGGGCACAGACACCCGCTTCGACCCGCCGGCCTGCCAGTTCTGGTCCTACCCCGAGGAGCCGCAGCTGACCGTGATGGTGCGCCACATGGACTCCGTGGAAGACGCCCGCGCCGTGGTGGACTTCGTCGCCCCGGTAGACCTGACCCAGCCGGCGACGCTGCCCGGCGGGTGGGACGGCGGCCGCCACGGCGGCGGGGACGTGCCCGGCCGCATCGGCGCAGCGTACGCCGTGGCCAAAGGGCTCACAGCGGTGGCGGTGTTCACCAACCAGCACGAGTCCGTCAAGGCCGAAACGGTGGCGAAAGAAGTTATCGCTAACCTGGCCCTGTGA
- a CDS encoding TIGR00730 family Rossman fold protein yields MNSPVMISVAAIVFTDEQGRVLCVRKHTSPRFQLPGGKPEPGETLVDTALRETREEVGLDVDPEDLSYLGQFSAPASNEPGCTVTSTVFLHPGAGLSPAPAAEIAEARWIDPTAPDAELAPLLRGEVFPALKSREIEAIAVYAGAREGTNPNNAALARAFGKALADADITLVYGGSRLGLMGEVAEGASTSIGILTEHLVNFELQYEGLERLEVVTTMSERKARMSELADAIVALPGGAGTLDELFEEWTSQQLGLHQKPIGLLGSEFWAPLVAMIDHMVDQGFVRPTDRAHMVVADDPQELLAKLRAWAPPVPRWL; encoded by the coding sequence GTGAATAGTCCCGTGATGATCTCCGTAGCCGCCATCGTGTTCACCGACGAGCAGGGCCGCGTGCTGTGCGTGCGCAAACACACCAGCCCGCGCTTCCAGCTGCCGGGCGGGAAGCCGGAGCCCGGCGAGACGCTGGTGGACACTGCGCTGCGCGAGACCCGGGAGGAGGTCGGCCTGGACGTCGATCCGGAAGATCTGAGCTACCTGGGCCAGTTCAGCGCACCCGCCTCCAACGAGCCCGGCTGCACCGTCACCTCCACGGTGTTTTTGCACCCCGGCGCCGGCCTGTCCCCCGCGCCCGCCGCGGAAATCGCCGAGGCACGCTGGATCGACCCCACGGCCCCAGACGCCGAGCTCGCACCGTTGCTGCGCGGCGAAGTCTTCCCGGCGCTGAAGTCCCGCGAGATCGAAGCCATCGCCGTCTACGCCGGGGCGCGCGAGGGCACTAACCCCAACAACGCCGCGTTGGCCAGGGCGTTCGGCAAGGCGCTAGCGGACGCCGACATCACTTTGGTCTACGGCGGGTCCAGGCTGGGGCTGATGGGCGAGGTGGCCGAGGGGGCGTCGACAAGCATTGGCATCCTCACCGAACACCTAGTCAACTTCGAGCTGCAGTACGAAGGCCTCGAACGCCTCGAGGTGGTGACCACGATGTCCGAGCGCAAGGCCCGCATGAGCGAGCTTGCCGACGCCATCGTGGCCCTGCCCGGCGGCGCCGGCACACTGGACGAACTATTCGAGGAATGGACCAGCCAACAGCTCGGCCTGCATCAAAAGCCCATCGGGCTGCTGGGCAGCGAGTTCTGGGCGCCGCTGGTTGCGATGATCGACCACATGGTGGACCAGGGCTTCGTGCGCCCGACGGACCGCGCGCACATGGTCGTCGCCGACGACCCGCAGGAACTCCTGGCCAAACTGCGCGCATGGGCGCCGCCGGTGCCACGCTGGCTCTAG
- a CDS encoding class E sortase yields MTTAHMHTQPRRVTTSQVIGELLLTFGVLLLLFAFYESYWTNIASGRMQDEVQTRLEEQWVNPRQAKATELGDAFARMYIPAFGQDYQFAIVEGVQEHQLLTGPGHYPGTQQPGEDGNFAVAGHRVGKGAPFNDLGALKACDAIVVETQTEWVTYRVLPMSQDPGERRREGIDCLPGELNERIAAGDYAQVKGREITLPGDIEVVNPIPGNRSTKVEPGTEGLITLTTCHPQFSNAERMIIHAVRTEVRPKDPSGAVPDAMKPAQKPAQKEVR; encoded by the coding sequence ATGACCACGGCCCACATGCACACGCAGCCGCGCCGCGTTACCACCTCGCAGGTGATTGGCGAGTTGCTGCTCACGTTCGGCGTGTTACTGCTGTTGTTCGCGTTCTACGAGTCTTATTGGACGAACATCGCCTCCGGCCGGATGCAGGACGAGGTGCAGACTCGCCTGGAAGAGCAGTGGGTCAACCCCCGCCAGGCCAAGGCTACTGAGCTGGGCGACGCGTTCGCGCGCATGTACATTCCGGCGTTTGGCCAGGACTACCAGTTCGCCATCGTGGAAGGCGTGCAGGAGCACCAGCTGCTCACCGGCCCGGGCCACTACCCGGGCACGCAGCAGCCGGGCGAGGACGGCAACTTCGCCGTCGCCGGGCACCGCGTGGGCAAGGGCGCGCCGTTTAACGACTTGGGTGCGCTGAAGGCTTGCGACGCCATCGTGGTGGAGACGCAGACCGAGTGGGTGACCTACCGCGTGTTGCCGATGTCCCAGGACCCGGGGGAGCGCCGCAGAGAGGGCATCGATTGCCTGCCCGGCGAGCTGAACGAGCGCATCGCAGCTGGCGACTACGCACAGGTCAAAGGCCGCGAGATTACGCTGCCGGGCGACATCGAGGTGGTCAACCCCATCCCGGGCAACCGATCGACGAAGGTGGAGCCGGGCACGGAGGGCCTGATCACGCTGACCACGTGCCACCCGCAGTTCTCTAACGCGGAGCGCATGATTATCCACGCGGTGCGCACGGAGGTGCGGCCGAAGGACCCGTCGGGCGCCGTCCCGGACGCAATGAAACCGGCCCAAAAACCGGCACAGAAAGAGGTGCGATAG
- a CDS encoding TetR/AcrR family transcriptional regulator, with the protein MATTSKKKPAQRRRDRPSPRQRLLDAATKLFTEEGIRVIGIDRILREADVAKASLYSLLGSKDNLVIAYLEQLDEQFRARWGERAAKAPDADAKILAFFDMAIDEEPDKDFRGSPFLNAAGEYPRPEVESEERIIAACMAHRSWMHETITALLTEKNGYESSALADELLIFLDGGLSGARILHSVEPLRTARALAENTLGAPPPDYSI; encoded by the coding sequence TTGGCCACCACCAGCAAGAAGAAGCCAGCGCAGCGACGCCGGGACCGGCCGAGCCCGCGCCAGCGGCTGCTGGACGCTGCAACAAAACTGTTCACCGAAGAGGGCATCCGCGTCATCGGCATCGACCGGATCCTGCGCGAAGCGGACGTGGCCAAGGCCTCGCTGTACTCGCTGCTGGGCTCGAAGGACAACCTCGTCATCGCCTACCTGGAGCAGCTGGACGAGCAGTTCCGCGCCCGCTGGGGTGAGCGCGCCGCGAAGGCGCCGGACGCGGACGCGAAGATCCTCGCATTCTTCGACATGGCTATCGACGAAGAGCCGGACAAGGACTTCCGCGGCTCTCCTTTCCTCAACGCCGCGGGCGAATATCCGCGCCCCGAGGTGGAGTCGGAAGAGCGCATCATCGCGGCGTGCATGGCGCACCGCTCCTGGATGCACGAAACGATCACCGCGCTGCTGACGGAGAAGAACGGCTACGAGTCCTCCGCGCTGGCGGATGAGCTGCTGATCTTCCTCGATGGCGGGCTGTCCGGCGCGAGGATCCTGCACAGCGTCGAGCCGCTGCGCACCGCACGCGCGCTGGCGGAGAACACCTTGGGCGCGCCGCCGCCGGATTACTCCATCTAG
- a CDS encoding GlsB/YeaQ/YmgE family stress response membrane protein: MAPAMGLIGWIVIGGLAGWIGSKIQNRDAQMGIGLNIVVGIIGGLLGGWLLSVFGVDVAGGGLFFSFLTCLLGAVILLWIINLVTSKRR, encoded by the coding sequence ATGGCACCTGCAATGGGTCTTATCGGTTGGATTGTTATTGGCGGTCTTGCCGGCTGGATCGGTTCGAAGATCCAGAACCGTGACGCACAGATGGGCATCGGCCTGAACATCGTGGTCGGCATTATCGGCGGTCTGCTTGGTGGCTGGCTGCTCTCCGTGTTCGGCGTCGACGTTGCCGGCGGTGGGCTGTTCTTCAGCTTCCTCACCTGCCTGCTCGGCGCGGTGATTTTGCTGTGGATCATCAATCTGGTGACCAGCAAGCGTCGATAG
- a CDS encoding universal stress protein — protein MTQEDIVVVAVDGSPASDNAVRWAANTAMKRNIPLRLAAAYSMPQFLYAEGMVPPQEIFDELQRETLQTVDRARDIALEVAPDLHIGHAVAEGSPIDMLLEMSKESTMVVMGSRGLSGISGMVLGSVSGAVVSHASCPVVVVREDNAVTETNKYGPVVVGVDGSDVSRRATEVAFEEAAARGAELHAVHTWVDTQIQGPGAGYAVSEDHWQAVQAEKDELLSSYLNELSEQYPDVVVKKIITRDRPVRALAEAAQGAQLLVTGSHGRGGFKGMLLGSTSRALLQEAPCPMMVVRTQDL, from the coding sequence ATGACCCAGGAAGATATTGTTGTCGTTGCCGTAGATGGCAGCCCCGCCTCCGACAATGCAGTCCGTTGGGCTGCAAATACGGCGATGAAGCGCAACATTCCGCTGCGCCTCGCGGCGGCATACTCGATGCCGCAGTTCCTGTACGCGGAAGGCATGGTGCCGCCGCAGGAGATCTTCGACGAGCTGCAGCGTGAAACGCTGCAGACCGTGGACCGTGCGCGCGACATCGCCCTCGAGGTGGCGCCGGATCTGCACATCGGCCACGCGGTGGCGGAAGGCTCGCCGATTGACATGCTGCTGGAGATGTCCAAGGAATCCACCATGGTGGTGATGGGATCCCGCGGCCTGAGCGGGATCTCCGGCATGGTGCTCGGCTCCGTCTCCGGCGCTGTGGTCTCCCACGCATCCTGCCCGGTGGTGGTCGTGCGTGAAGACAACGCAGTGACAGAGACGAACAAGTACGGCCCTGTCGTCGTCGGCGTGGACGGCTCTGATGTGTCGCGTCGTGCGACCGAGGTGGCCTTCGAGGAGGCAGCCGCTCGCGGTGCGGAGCTGCACGCGGTGCACACCTGGGTGGACACCCAGATCCAAGGGCCGGGCGCAGGCTACGCGGTGTCTGAGGACCATTGGCAGGCTGTGCAGGCAGAAAAGGACGAGCTGTTGAGCTCGTACCTGAATGAGCTTTCGGAGCAGTACCCGGACGTGGTGGTAAAGAAGATCATCACCCGCGACCGCCCGGTGCGTGCCCTTGCAGAGGCTGCGCAGGGTGCGCAGCTGCTGGTCACCGGCTCGCACGGCCGCGGCGGATTCAAGGGCATGCTGCTGGGCTCGACTTCGCGCGCGCTGCTGCAGGAGGCACCGTGCCCCATGATGGTCGTGCGTACACAAGATTTGTAA
- a CDS encoding pseudouridine synthase, translating into MARKKTKNTGPLPPRDGLGATRVRVPEGQGISAAEFIWHVVSTQRHRHPEDNVDAVLARFAEGAVVKRDGSPLTADTWLEPGTDVFFYRRPAPEKPVPFDITTVFEDDDLLVVNKPPFLATMPRASHITETATVRLRRATGNEELTPAHRLDRATSGLLLLTKRREIRGAYQELFARREVRKEYEAIASLHDVPPATPWHHHLTKQPGEPAARLVPDAEPNASTVVSNVSRLEPAVEVGLQSRYGVSGALGRYVLQPETGRTHQLRVQMMAEAAPILGDRIYPDLLPADTEDFSVPMLLRCTALEFTDPLRGHKREFRLRETWPTL; encoded by the coding sequence ATGGCACGGAAAAAGACGAAGAATACGGGGCCGTTGCCGCCCCGCGACGGCCTCGGCGCCACCCGCGTCCGCGTGCCAGAGGGGCAGGGAATCTCCGCCGCCGAATTCATCTGGCACGTCGTGTCCACCCAGCGCCACCGCCATCCCGAGGACAACGTGGATGCGGTCTTGGCGAGGTTTGCCGAAGGTGCCGTCGTAAAGCGGGACGGCTCGCCGCTCACCGCAGACACCTGGCTGGAGCCCGGCACCGACGTCTTCTTCTACCGCCGACCCGCCCCCGAGAAGCCGGTGCCTTTCGATATCACCACGGTATTCGAGGACGACGACCTCCTTGTCGTGAACAAACCACCATTTTTGGCGACCATGCCACGCGCGTCCCACATCACAGAAACCGCCACCGTGCGGCTGCGACGCGCCACCGGCAACGAAGAGCTCACGCCCGCTCACCGCCTTGATCGGGCAACATCCGGGCTGCTCTTGCTCACGAAACGCCGCGAGATCCGTGGCGCTTACCAGGAGCTCTTCGCGCGCCGCGAGGTACGCAAGGAATACGAAGCAATCGCATCGCTTCACGACGTCCCTCCGGCCACCCCCTGGCACCATCACCTCACCAAACAGCCCGGTGAACCCGCCGCCCGGTTGGTGCCAGACGCCGAGCCGAACGCCTCGACCGTGGTGTCCAACGTTTCGCGGTTAGAACCTGCCGTGGAGGTGGGGTTGCAGAGCCGCTATGGCGTTTCAGGCGCGTTGGGGCGGTATGTGCTGCAGCCCGAAACCGGCCGTACCCACCAACTCCGCGTCCAAATGATGGCGGAAGCGGCACCAATCCTCGGCGACAGGATCTACCCCGATTTGCTGCCGGCTGACACTGAGGACTTTTCCGTGCCGATGCTGCTGCGGTGCACCGCTCTAGAATTCACCGATCCACTGCGCGGCCACAAACGGGAGTTCCGTCTGCGCGAGACCTGGCCCACCCTGTAG
- the istA gene encoding IS21 family transposase, giving the protein MISLEQWAQIRYLRGQGLSIRKIANEVGCAKKTVERALASDSPPKYPPRRAKTTSFDAFEPQVRALLAETPRLNAKVIGQRVGWTGSESWLRKNVARIRPEYLPADPVDTLTHLPGREIQCDLTFAAGGLPDANGVHRPLPVLVMAASHSRFAAACLLPTRRTDDLIAGMWQLIERDFKAVPDRLVWDREAGIGKARLCEPVAAFAGAIGTKIVQAPPRDPESKGIVERTNGYMKRSFFPGRHFSNPQDVQDQLDEWFSTVANTRTHATLKTRPIDLFHTDQQSMRPLPPYTPTIGIRPAVRLPRNYYITVDTNQYSVDPTFIDRLVTVRTCLEEITVTGPSGEIAACHRRYWGKHHVITDPAHQHAARRMRQLITGAQQHTHTPDNDVEVADLAIYDSIA; this is encoded by the coding sequence GTGATTTCTTTGGAACAATGGGCACAGATCCGGTACCTGCGTGGGCAGGGTTTATCGATACGCAAGATCGCCAACGAGGTTGGCTGCGCGAAGAAGACTGTCGAGCGAGCACTCGCTTCGGATTCACCTCCGAAATACCCGCCGCGTCGGGCTAAAACCACAAGTTTCGATGCCTTTGAACCACAAGTACGAGCGCTGCTGGCTGAAACTCCACGTCTTAACGCAAAAGTCATCGGACAACGCGTTGGGTGGACTGGGTCAGAATCGTGGCTGCGCAAAAACGTTGCCCGGATCCGACCCGAGTATCTTCCCGCAGACCCCGTGGACACGCTCACCCATCTTCCCGGACGTGAAATCCAGTGCGACCTGACGTTTGCCGCCGGCGGGTTGCCCGATGCAAATGGTGTGCACCGGCCATTGCCGGTGCTGGTGATGGCGGCATCGCATTCCCGATTCGCCGCCGCCTGTCTGCTTCCGACTCGTAGAACGGATGACCTGATCGCTGGGATGTGGCAGCTCATCGAGCGTGACTTCAAAGCCGTGCCCGACCGGCTGGTATGGGACCGCGAAGCGGGCATCGGTAAGGCCCGTCTGTGTGAGCCAGTCGCTGCGTTCGCCGGTGCAATTGGCACCAAGATCGTCCAAGCCCCGCCGCGAGATCCGGAATCGAAAGGCATCGTTGAACGCACCAACGGCTATATGAAGCGCTCCTTTTTCCCAGGCCGGCACTTCAGCAACCCGCAGGACGTGCAAGACCAGCTCGATGAATGGTTTAGCACCGTGGCCAATACCCGCACCCACGCCACGTTGAAAACCCGCCCGATCGATCTGTTTCACACCGACCAACAGTCCATGCGTCCACTTCCGCCGTATACCCCAACGATCGGGATCCGTCCTGCGGTACGTCTGCCACGCAACTACTACATCACCGTCGATACCAACCAATACAGCGTCGACCCCACCTTCATCGACAGGCTCGTAACCGTGCGCACCTGCCTAGAAGAAATCACTGTCACAGGACCATCCGGCGAAATCGCCGCCTGCCACCGGCGCTACTGGGGCAAACACCACGTCATCACCGACCCCGCCCACCAACACGCCGCACGACGCATGCGACAGCTCATCACCGGAGCCCAACAACACACCCACACACCAGACAACGACGTAGAGGTAGCCGACTTGGCCATCTACGACTCAATCGCCTAG